Below is a window of Sulfurisphaera ohwakuensis DNA.
CCACACTCCTAGGTATAATAGAAAAGATTTTATTTGTTTAAATTTATAGAGCTTCTTTAATTTATTTTTTATTTCTTTTGTGAAAAAGAGTGCTTATTTACACTTATTACATGATACCATATAGGAACAGCGACATACCTATGATTTCTGACAAATATAACGCTACTACGAATCCAGCAGCTACTAATGTACCTCCAAAACCGAGAATTACTACACCTAGAATTACTGAAATCATCTTCAACTTATTACCCTTAAAGAGTAAAGCTCTTGCTGCAAAAAATAAAATTATACCGGTTGCAACAATAGTGCCCATTGATGAAGTAGCCATAACTGAGCCTGGAAAGTTTATTGGTAATCCATTTTCTACTACGTTAAATCTCTGTGTTACAATTGAAATAATCAATAATATTGTAGAGAGGAAGGAATAGCCATAATAAGCGTTAATCCACTTTTTTGGAGCTTGTTGTATCGAACCTAGGGAAAGAACTATAACAAGTTCAGCTACCGCAAATACGTAAATTGCACTAAGTAAATATCCACCTATGTTAAATGCGAAAAACTCTTGGCAAATCGAGGCCACGACAAAGAGAATGAAACCAAGAAACCAAAATAACCACATTACATTTCTTGATTTAAAATATCTCATTCCAGTAAAGTACGTAAGTAATATACTTAAAACAAGTGTTATAGTCGCCCAAATCATTGCATCATTCATATGAGTAACCGTTAATGGGATTATATAAAAATCTTTAATCGTAGAGTTCTAGGACTATATATGATTAATAATCGTCGAGTTCAAGCTTGATTTACTTTATAAAATTTTTGAACAAAAATTTAAATAAAAAGAAAAGAGATCTGAATCTAAACTAGTTAAAGACAACAATACAGTAAATAAAATTTTCTAGAGAATATTTTAAAAATCTAACTATACCTATTTAAGAAATATTATCTGGTACGAAAAGACAATAGCCAAATTTAAGTGAAAAAGTCATTATTATGACCTTTAAGTATTACTAACAAGGAACATAACACTTTATAATAGTATTAGGTTATGCTGATGAAAGATTATATGCTTCTTGTTAGATTTGATAAATATTCTTATCCTTAATGTTTAGCTAAACTTTATTTAGAAAATCATTATATATCCTTCAACGTTAAAAATATTTTTAAGAATATGCATCACCCACTAAAAACTGTTAATAAGTAAAACTAGACACTGGACTAAAAACTTCTTATATGTAACGTTATGATAGCTTAAGACATAGTATCTATACTCGATCATAATTTAATAGGGAAATAGTAAGCCTTCTAATTTCACGGAAACCTTAATCATATATTTAGAAGAGTGCATTGCTCTTTAAAATCTCAGAAAGTATAATGTCTTTAACTAACTTTACCTACTATTTAGGGAAAATATTTAAAATACCATTTCAATTATTAAGATTTTATAGAAGTATTTATATCTTTTAAGACTTTAAAGAGAAAATTTTATCTTTTTTAAACAAATTATTCATTTAAGATTATAATCAAATATAAAGAAATTCTAAGAAGTATTAAAATTTTTGTTATATTAAGCTCCTAACCAGCCGTGAACATAGCCGAAAATTTGATACAAGGGATTTAAACCGAGTATTAAGGCTATTGGAACCCATAGTAGGAAGCCGTAAAGTAAATAAAGTGATATTGTAGCTATATCTTTATGTATCTTCCGGAATAATAAATATAGTATTATGGAACCAAAAGGACCTAAAAAGAACATTAATCCTAACCACCTAGTTGAGTCCTTTCTCGTAACTAATAAATAAAATATTCCGATTATGTAACCTATACCAGCGACTAAGCCTCCTAAAAACCATAACAAGTTTTTACGCCACATATATTACACCCCTCTTTAAATATTCACTTAAAATCTCAGAAATTATATTGATAACTTTTTCACGTAAGTTAACATTTCTACCATCTTTAATTTCAAGCTCTTCTAACAAACCGGGATCAATATATTTCCCATTTTTTAAGTTGACTACACATAATAATTTCTTCCCAACTAATATGAATTTTGGCTCAATCTTTATTGAATTATTTTTATAATCATAAGAATATGAGGCGAGAAGTTTAAAGTTAATTTTATTATCTCTTATTAAATTGAACTCCTGTAACTTTTTAAGCACATAATAATAGTAACTTTTACTTATACCTATAAGTTTGAAATCTGAACAAGATAAAACTTTAAGAAGAATATCATTTCTACTTATTTTATTAAATGTATCTATGCTCAACATAACTATATTGGAGCTACCGTCAAATTCTCTTCTTAACTCGTAACACGAGTTCATCATTATAAATATTGCTATTCAATATTATATTATTTTCTACCATTCAAATGCAGATATAACTACCTTGCATGCATATTCTAATTTGTATTTTTATATATTATATTCTAATTTATTTTCTTACCTTGATACATATGATTTTTTAAATAAACTAAGTTACTTTTTAAGATTTATTGTAAGACCTAAGGCGTGAAAATATCATAATAGTTCAACGGTTTACCTTAAGAGGGTTTAATAATTATCATTTTAATCTTATTTATATAAAGGTGATAAAATGAGTCTATTCGTATTTGATAGAGTGCTTGCAGCATATACTATGGCAATTCACGTACTTTTTACATATTGGGCTATATCATTACCATTCTTCATAGTAACTGCTGAGTACTTAGGCTATAGAAAGAACGACCCCTACTATCTAGCCTTAGCAAAAAGGTTTGCAGTAGTCATGGCAGTACTATTTGCTGTTGGCTCTGCTGGTGGAGCGGCAATAGCTGTGGAGTTCATTACAGTATGGTATAAATGGATGTACTTAGTTAACGAATTAGAGATAATGCCGTTTGTACTTGAGGTTTTAGCGTTCTTTACAGAAGTAATATTCTTAGCTCTATATTTATATGGCTGGGATAGGATGAGCAGAACAACACATATGATACTAGGATTAATGATAGGTGCCGGATCTACTGCATCAGCAATTCTTATAATTATTGTCAACTCATGGATGAATACACCATCTGGTTTTAACGTTATGAACTATATAAATAACGGAGTTCTAACTGACATTAATCCAGTATCGGGATTATGGCCTCCAGCCGCAACTGCAGAAGTGCCAATGGGTGTTGCAGGAGCTCTCTTCGTAGGATTCGGTAGCTTAGCTGGCTATTTCAGTTTAAGAAAACTTTTTAGTAAGAACCTAACTCATGATGACGTAGAGTACTACAATAGAGGATTAAAACTTTCAATATACGGAGCAGCAATTGATGCAATATTCCTAGCTTGGGCTGGCGATAATGCTGGAAAGACTTTATATTCTGTCCAACCATTAAAGTTAGCAACACTTGAAGGTTTAATGCATACTAGTAGATATGCACCTATGGACCTCGGTCCAATCAAAATACCAGGATTATTAAGCTTACTAGTCTCATGGCCTCCTAATCCGAGTGCATTAGTGCTTGGCTATTCAAGCTTTGTAGAGAATGTTAGAGATCCAATCTGGTGGCTATCTCATGCCGCATATGATGTTCATGCTGCACTAGGCATATTAGGTGCAATAGTCTTCTGGATATTAGCTCTATTTACTTATTACGGACATAAGCTTAACGTAAAATTCTTAGGGCTTAACAATACCCTAGAAAACAAAATCCCATTAGCAGTGGCATTTATCATGGGTTGGCTACAGCTAGTAGCCTGGGAGTCTGGATGGGTTGCAGCTGAAACCGGTAGGCAACCTTTCGTAATATGGGGACCCATGCTACAGACCGCTAATGGAATATATACAATCGAAGCTGTAATGTGGACAAATGAGGCTTATAACAACAATCCGATAGTATATCCAATTGGTATAGCAATAATGACCGTTCTAGCAATTGCTGTAATTGGAACAATATATATGTTAAAGAAACTCTTCACTGGTAGAGAAATATCTAAAGATGTTGCTTCAATTACCCCAACATTTAGTAGCGGGTTTACAGCCCAAGCTCCCCCAGTCAAGACTATGAGTACCCATGAAAAAGAGCATTTAGGAGGTGGTATGAATGAATGAATACGTCCTATTTTTCTTCATTCCATTAGCATGGTTCGTAACAATGTTCATGATTGAAGCCGGATCAATAGTAATGTATCCTATATGTAGAATTAATACTTATAAGGAGAAAATGAAGATTGTTTTAGGATCATTATGGGCTATCATAGCAACATCTCTAGTATGGTTAGTAGTATCTTTGGACTCAATGTTTGCCCCAGTAATGTTTGCTACTGGTGAAGCTTTATTTGGAGTGCTAATGACATTAATTATAATCCTAGCTTTTCACCACTATCTAATTGGTTCTGCTGAAGGTGCTGATTCATTAGGCAAAGAATCTACTTCAAAGTTATTATTCATTCTTGCGGCACCTTTAGCATTATTAGTGGCTTTCCTTGGGAATACTATATTCACATCAGTATTTAGTGGTTACGGTATTGGACTAAAGCTTCCACTCACTACAGTAGCTACAGTACTAGAAAAACATGAATTACCAGCAGTACTTGAAGCAACTCACGGAAGTATACAAGTATTTTATCCTAACTTCACTAGCATGATATTTAATCCATTCAATTGGGTATTCTTCATTGGTATAGTAATGTATGTAGTATACTTTACTGTAGCATTTTACGGTATAAAGGAAAGGGCTATACTAGGTTTTGCGGGACTTACATTGTCAATAATACTAGTATTAATCAGCACACATGAATGGTTACCTACAGTATTTAACAACGCGATAGGGAATGCTGGATTCTGGATATACATTATCATTCTGTACTTGCTTCTCTATGCATCAACTTACAAAAACTTACCTTGGAAACAAGCATGGGTATTCTTCTTCACATTCTTAGGTTCAGTAATGTTTGGCATATTCACCAATGGAAATATATTAGTTGATGCGGTACCTCCTACCGGTATACCAGCATCATTATTACTGACTAATTCAGTAACTCTATCAGCTTCCGCGCCTATATTGGCTGGAGCAGGCTTCCTAGTAGTAGGTGGAGTTACCGCAGTCTCATATAAAATACTTTATAAATCCGCATTAGAAAAAGCAGCAAGAAAAGTAGAAACAAAATAAAAAAGTAATTTAATTTTTTATTTTGATTTTTTATTTAATCCTCTAATGGCAGTTTAGTAAAATCACTCTGCAGACCTTAAATTCATTTTTACAGAAATAATTTGAAAGACTAAATTCCTTACTAATTATAATGTTTTATAAATTATAATCTTTGGTTACAAGCTATGAGATTTAATATAATAATAATAAATAATTACTTAACCTCGTTACTCTTTTTCAATAATTATAGCTAAGTATTCCATAGAAATTCTTCTAGGCATGCATTTGTATTTTCTTTTTTCATGTATTTGAAGTTGTTGAGAGGAAAATGCGTGTGAAGTAATAAATATAACTGTAATTTTTATAGGCACGCTTAAGTAAATGGTAATATTCACTAATTTACGTACTTTAATAGATTTAACAGAGTTTTTACATGAGAATTCTTAGAATCTGAGGTAAAAATTACTAAGACTATACATAACTAGACTTTTGGTCTGATAATCATTAGTATAGTGAAAAAGTTTAAAATTGCTGGTACCAACATTTTACTGGTACCAGTAAAATGTGGTTTATATATGGACCTCCAACTCCTAATCCATTTGGCAGAGATCAAGAGATAGATACTTTGATACGATTCATGAAAAACGGTCAGCCAGTAAGCTTAATAGGTCCTAGGAGGATCGGAAAAACCTCAATATTATTAGCCTCTCTTAATAAATCTTCTTTACCTTTTGTTTTGATTTCAGTAGAGGAATTTGTCAGAGGAGAAAAAGGTTTCAACTTGGCGGAATTCGTCTCAGCGTACATAAGTAATGTTACAATCACAGCTTATTCTTTTGCAGGTTTCAAGTTTCAGTTCGTGGAAAAGACTAAAAGTTATTTAAAGCAGATTAGGGAACTAATAGGTGCGATCGAAGTAACCCTTAACGTACCAGAATTAACTGCTTTAATTGAAGTTGTGCTAGATAAAGCACAGAGGAATAAGAATTTAAGTGAAGAGCTTTCCAAGGTCTTGGATTTACCTCAAATATTAGCTGAGAAATTAGGTATTCAAAGGATGGTAATAGCTCTTGATGAGTTTCAATATCTTAAGCTAGCAAAACAAACTTCACCTGAAATATTTCACATAATGAGGAGTAAGTGGCAGTTTCATAAAAACGTAACCTACGTTATTTCTGGTTCTGCAATTGGAATGCTTAAAGAGATCATAAATACTAAAACCCAACCTTTTTATTAGTTCTTTTATTTAATGAGAGTTAATCCTTTTGACAAAGAGAAATCAAAAGAGTTCCTTAGAAAAGGATTTGAAGCAGAGAGAGTTAACGTTAGTGAGAATGAAGTTGAAGATATTGTGCCATATGTTGACGGATTTCCAGCATGGCTTAACCTAGTAGGGATAAAAGTCGTCATAGAAAAAAGCCCGTTAATGTAATTCTAAATAGTTTACCTTATGATGAGAACGTGACTAATGCAATAGAAGGTGATTTAAGAAAACTCTCTCCTTCAGCTAGATCAGTTCTGAGGAAATTAGCTAGTTTAGGTGGTAAAGGAAGACCAAAAGATCTAGGGGATAACATATGGACTGTTAATAGGGCTTTAGCACAACTTATGAGGTATGGGTATGTGGAAAAAGAAGAAAGAGGTATATACAAAATATTAGATCCAATGATAGTACATTATTTCGCTAAGAGAGAAGTTTAAGCCTATCTAAAATAATCGTGTAGCATTTATAGGAAAATCCTTGCAGTTTAAGGGCACCTTGAAAACTTTTTAAAAATTAACTGACAAAAGTATTGGATGAATACAAACTCATTACTCCAAGCGTATTACAATGCACTTCAAGAAGCACTCCAACAAATATTCATCGCCTTGACTAGCGTGAGAAAAGACACACTAGCAAAACTAGTACTTGGAGGAGTAATGGGTGGAACAGCAACAGAAATAGCCCAAGCAACGGGCATGGACTACGAGACAGTACTAAAAAACCTTAACAAACTAGCAAACACAAACCTGATCAAAATAGTAAAAGAGATAGTACAAGACCACCCAGTACAACTAATAATAGACGACACACATGATCACAAACAACACGCAAGAGCACTACCAGTATCAAGAAACGGAGCACAAGTCTTCTACTGCAGAGAACACAAAAGATACGAACCAACAATACAACTACTCATAATAGCAATAAAAGACTTGAAAACAAACGAGACCTACATAGTAACAATAATACCCTACATACCACAAAAGGTTGTTGAGATATTAAGGGAGAGGGGAGAGGAGGTTGAGTTCAAGACAAAGATACAAGAATACTTGGAAACATTGCCAATTCTCGAGAAGGAGTTTAATGTTGTGTGCAAGGTTTTTGATTCTTGGTATGTTAATTCTAGGACTCTTTTATCTAATACCGTCGGGGAACTCAAGTCCAACTCGCGGGTCACCGAGGGTGGTAGGCTCGTGCCAGTTGGCGAGTTCCCCGAGGGGGAATACCTAGTTGAGTATCTAGGTATTCCCATAAAATTACTTGTAATAGATGATTATAAGGGTTTTGGAAGGAGGTACTTCTTCTCTACCAACGTTAATGATACTGCGGAGGAAATAATAACTGCGTGGGAGAATCGTTGGGATATTGAGGTTTTGATTAGGGAGCTTAAAGCCTTGGGATTGGAGAAAGGTTCTTTCCTCACTTGGGTTAGGAATAAGGGGTTTATAACCCTTAAGGCTCTCTCCTTACTCTTGGTACTCTTGTTTAAGTATTCTCTTGGTTTGTATTTGGGTGCCAAGAGGATAGCAAGGGTGATAAAAAGTATTTATCAATCTTTGGGCGGGATTAAGAAACTTTTTAAGAGAAGGAAAAAGACGTAAAATGCTAATCGTGAATTCTTTACAAGAGCGTATTTTCTGTGTCCAGACTGGCTGTAAGTTAAATATTATCGACTGTAAAATTAAGGTAGAAATCTAATAGCTATTTCTATGTTAAATAGATACTAAATATTGGATAAAAAGTCTACATTTCTTACTCTCTAAAAACTGTAAAAATTTCCAATAATATTATGAAAACTTCTACAGAAATGCATCAATTCCTCCTCTCTTTCTCTTTACTACTTTTTCCACAAACGCTTCTCTAACTGGAAGATAAACTTTCTCGTAAAACTCTCTTTGATTAATTAATGTTTGCCTAGAGAATGATGAAACATAATCTACTGAAGCCTTCCACGCTTCTTCATAAGGTATTATATGATCTATTTTGTCCCTAATCTCCTTATCATAATCCTCAGGCTTTTGAGGTTTATCACCTATTACGAAATAACCAGTTTCTACATCTTGGTAAACTTCCTCACCCGCTACATTAACCAGTTTTCTATCACTCTTTGCTTCAATAGGAACTTTATACTTACCTTTTGATGTCTTTGGAACGTAACTTTTTCCGTAGTGTTTAGCCCATGCGTAAAATATTGCCCTATTTAAGCCAAAGGATTTAGCCTTATCTAAATCGCCGAAGAGGACATAGTATCTTGCAGCTTGTAGAATTCCCATAACCTGAAACCTTCCGATCTTTCCCTCTACCTCCTTCTTCTCCTCTATCTTAACGCTTTCATGAGTGGGTTTGTACTCTGCTATAGCTTTTATCAGTAAGTCCTCAGCTTCATTCTCCTCAAACTGCTCATATAGCCCTTCTTCATGAATAAAGGATTCTGGCTTAGCCCACTCCAGTGAGAATTTACTTAACTTATTTGGAGAAAAACAAACTGTAACGTAATCTAGCTCCTTGTGGAATGAAAGCGGAGTAGTAAATATTCTTTTTGCGTCTATCAAATCCTCAACTTTTAAAACACCGCCAGAACTTTCAGAAAGCTTTTGAAGCTCGTCCTTAGTCTTATTTATAACGTACTGAACTATTGCGTGAGCTGCAGTTAAAGGGTCATAACTCTTACCTATAGCTCTTTCGTTTATTCTAACATGTATTCCCTCACCGCTCCACAATAGGTAAACTGACTTATTTACACCCTCTTTTTCTAGATATGAAACAATTATCTCAGAAGCTCTAATTGCATATTCCCACTTGTCAATTTTAGTATCGATGTCAAAGAATGGTGTGTAAGCAATAAGCTTATCGTTACTTACGTTCTCTCTATTTACTACCTCATATTTTCCCGCTGTGGCATAGATGGTCCTAGCGTTAAACATAAGGACTTTCTTTGGAACATCATCTTCATTCTCAAACGTTAAGGGATTGTCTTTTTTATCGTAACGGTACATTGTGTTTCCATAAAGTGCTATCCATCTTTGCTTGGAGAAGTTATAAATTTCCCTTTTGACCACCTCTTTATTATAGTGAGTAAAGAGGGATACCATATATAAAAGATTGTGTAATGGAATTAAATACTGTTTCTCCTATAAGTAGGGGCAGCTAATTAATTGATTTAACCTTTTCAAAAAATACTTCTATTAACTTCTAATTTTCTACTGGAATATAAAGGTTTGATATTTGGGAAAGAAGAGCGAGCTCTCATTTCAGATAAATTTATTCCATTAATTACGTTTTAGATAAGTTCATGAAATATCTTATACGTAATTTCTGTTCATAAGCTCTTTTCAGCCTCTTCTAACATCTTCTTTATATCACTCATCATAACTTTAACAGTGTCCAAGTTTAGTTTTCCTTCACGAAATCCCCAAACATGTAAAATATAGGCTGAGTTCCACCAATTTTGACCTAATCCCCCAGTTTTAGAGAAAGTTTTGCAACAGCATTAGTTAAACTATAAGTGTACCATCTCCCTTCTCTAATTGCTTGTTGATATTTGGGTAAGTTAAACTTCTCAGCTAGGGCTTTTACTAATTCTTCAGCCACCTTATAAGCCTTTTCTGAGGACTGGACAATGTCTCCCTTAGAAAGATATTCTTCAGCTTCCGATAGATATTTCTTAGCTAACTCCAACCTAGTCCTAATTCCAGCTTGAGGATCCGCTTTAGATAATGCTGAAAGTATAAGATCCTCAACATCAATCCTCTTTTCCTCAGTCTTTTTTATTAACTCTTCCATAAGTCATAGTTAACGGAAGAACGTTAAAAAACTTTATTAAAGTTACTATGGAACATACTTCATATTTATATAGCATATAAGTTTTAATTAGCAGAGAAGTTATCCCTTCCTAAGCTAGTAGTAATTTTAAGTTAGCTATCTTAAATCTTTGTTAAATGTATGCGAGAGTTACCTTTCAGTAATTTAAAATAAGGAGTAAGTTTTACAGAAGAAAATTAAGCTCTGGCGAGTATTAAGCCCTTATTACTTGCGGAGATGCTCATAAAAGTGTGCCACAATCCACTAAGAATACTTCCTTAAAAGCTATGTATGAATCCTTTTAATGTTAATATTCTTTTTAGACCTTTCGATTTTCCCAGACTTTAAGTCCATAAGTTTTTGTTAAAATCAAGTGTTAGCTTAAAAGTAAATTTTCCTTTAACTCTGATAAAAATTCAAGTAGGTACAAGGCACTATGTAAACACAAAAAGTTTAAATATTAACTTTACTATAGTAAAGTTTAGTGAAGTAAAATGGGTAGAGAAAAACCGTTAGATAAAATTCCACATATACCACTTGATAAAGTAAAAGAAATAATGGATAAAGTAAACCTTGAAAGACAAGTGTCCAACGAAATTACTGGAGATAATTGGAAAGTGAAAATTACCGAGATGAAGACTAGAAAAGATAATAATGAATTTGAATATAAACTATACGGCATTTATCTTGGAGATAAGTCAGTAGCAGTAAGCATTACTAATGACGGAAAACTCAAGCATGTAATATTGAATGATATTAAACTACTTGATGAGACAGACCAAACTGTAAGGAAAAGGGCTACAATGTTATTACTAGATTATGAAAAACATAGAGTGGTAGTTGAAGAAAGTGAAATGGAACTATGGAAAGGTAAGACAGGATTTGAATCCATAAAGTCTATCAGTATCATAAAGAGCGAGGTAAGGGACTTACAATGATTTATAAGGGGACAGAATAAATCTTATATCGTGAAGAGAAATTTAATACTTGAACACTGTAAAACACCAAGATCATTCACGGAACTGAGAAAGCTGACTGGTATGTCGGATGCAGGTCTATCCAAAGCGTTGAACGATCTTATAAAGGAGGGGTATTTGCAGAAGACATCAGATGGGAAATACGTGATAACTGATAAAGTATTACAAAACTATAAAGAGAGAATGATTAATGGGATCTGGTTTAAATACCATGGAATTTCTGACGAAAAGATTGAGAAAATAGCTGAACTTTTAAAGGATGAAGGAGAATTTTATATAGTAGCTTCTAAAGGTAATATTGACACAGACGATTTAACGCTTCTATTACAATATCTATTTTTACTCACATAATTTTCTTGAGATGCCTTACTTTTGAGCACTCTGTTCAAGTAATGCATTTTCTTTGTCTTATAAAATTTTAGCTTAAATGAAATACTTCACAATAATTAGTAAAAATCCAAAATCATTTCCCTCAATCATTATCGACAACTTACGAAAGAATCTAAAACCCCTATATGTTTTTATACGGAAAAATCTACCAATAAAACTAGGTTGTACTTTATATAATATATGAATAGTATAAGGAGGCTTGCAATCATATATGATATAGAATATTTATCTTAAATTAGCTATGGAGTACACTCCAAAGATTTATTAGATGCTTTATGGAGTATACTCCAATGAATGTTGAAGAAATCAAAGCGGTACTCAAAGAGCAGAGGGAAGAAGCTATAGATCTAGCCTCTAACAAGAGGATAATATCCAGAGATGTTCCAGACCTACTTTCCCTTTTATCAATACCTAACGTATTGACTATATTGGGTGTGAGAAGATCTGGTAAATCCACTCTATCCCTTCTTTTACTTAAGGGAAAGGATTTCGCGTACGTCAATTTTGATGATGAAAGATTTAGAGGTTTTAAAGAGCTTTCTAAGCTTGAAGAGGCAATATACTCGCTTTACGGTAACGTAAGATATTTACTCTTTGATGAAATCCAAAACGTTGAAGGTTGGGAGCCATTTATAAGCAGGCTAAGAAGAGAGGGTAAAAGAGTAGTAATAACTGGTAGTAACTCAAAGCTACTTTCGGGAGAACTTTCAACGTCACTTACGGGTAGACATGTTGATTACGTTCTCTTCCCTTTTTCGTTCAAAGAATATCTAAGGTTCAACGGAATCAAAGTACAAGATGTTCTTACCACAAAAGAAAAGGCACTAATCAAGAATCTGTTAGAGAAGTACCTTGAGGAAGGAGGATTTCCGGAAGTTTTAATGCTGAAGAGTAGGATGATGATAAACAGCATTTATAACGACATATTGTTTAAGGATGTTGTATCCAGGCTTAAGATTAGGAGAGTGGAGAGATTTAAGGACTTCGCATCAGCTGTAATATCCTTATATTCCTCTGAAGTATCATTAAATAGACTCGCTAATATTGTTAAAGTAGATTATAAGACTGCTGATGAGTGGTTTTCTGGGATTATAGAGAGTTATCTCA
It encodes the following:
- a CDS encoding cytochrome ubiquinol oxidase subunit I, translating into MSLFVFDRVLAAYTMAIHVLFTYWAISLPFFIVTAEYLGYRKNDPYYLALAKRFAVVMAVLFAVGSAGGAAIAVEFITVWYKWMYLVNELEIMPFVLEVLAFFTEVIFLALYLYGWDRMSRTTHMILGLMIGAGSTASAILIIIVNSWMNTPSGFNVMNYINNGVLTDINPVSGLWPPAATAEVPMGVAGALFVGFGSLAGYFSLRKLFSKNLTHDDVEYYNRGLKLSIYGAAIDAIFLAWAGDNAGKTLYSVQPLKLATLEGLMHTSRYAPMDLGPIKIPGLLSLLVSWPPNPSALVLGYSSFVENVRDPIWWLSHAAYDVHAALGILGAIVFWILALFTYYGHKLNVKFLGLNNTLENKIPLAVAFIMGWLQLVAWESGWVAAETGRQPFVIWGPMLQTANGIYTIEAVMWTNEAYNNNPIVYPIGIAIMTVLAIAVIGTIYMLKKLFTGREISKDVASITPTFSSGFTAQAPPVKTMSTHEKEHLGGGMNE
- a CDS encoding AAA family ATPase, which gives rise to MWFIYGPPTPNPFGRDQEIDTLIRFMKNGQPVSLIGPRRIGKTSILLASLNKSSLPFVLISVEEFVRGEKGFNLAEFVSAYISNVTITAYSFAGFKFQFVEKTKSYLKQIRELIGAIEVTLNVPELTALIEVVLDKAQRNKNLSEELSKVLDLPQILAEKLGIQRMVIALDEFQYLKLAKQTSPEIFHIMRSKWQFHKNVTYVISGSAIGMLKEIINTKTQPFY
- a CDS encoding ISNCY family transposase, whose protein sequence is MNTNSLLQAYYNALQEALQQIFIALTSVRKDTLAKLVLGGVMGGTATEIAQATGMDYETVLKNLNKLANTNLIKIVKEIVQDHPVQLIIDDTHDHKQHARALPVSRNGAQVFYCREHKRYEPTIQLLIIAIKDLKTNETYIVTIIPYIPQKVVEILRERGEEVEFKTKIQEYLETLPILEKEFNVVCKVFDSWYVNSRTLLSNTVGELKSNSRVTEGGRLVPVGEFPEGEYLVEYLGIPIKLLVIDDYKGFGRRYFFSTNVNDTAEEIITAWENRWDIEVLIRELKALGLEKGSFLTWVRNKGFITLKALSLLLVLLFKYSLGLYLGAKRIARVIKSIYQSLGGIKKLFKRRKKT
- a CDS encoding MarR family transcriptional regulator → MRGQNKSYIVKRNLILEHCKTPRSFTELRKLTGMSDAGLSKALNDLIKEGYLQKTSDGKYVITDKVLQNYKERMINGIWFKYHGISDEKIEKIAELLKDEGEFYIVASKGNIDTDDLTLLLQYLFLLT
- a CDS encoding ATP-binding protein, with amino-acid sequence MNVEEIKAVLKEQREEAIDLASNKRIISRDVPDLLSLLSIPNVLTILGVRRSGKSTLSLLLLKGKDFAYVNFDDERFRGFKELSKLEEAIYSLYGNVRYLLFDEIQNVEGWEPFISRLRREGKRVVITGSNSKLLSGELSTSLTGRHVDYVLFPFSFKEYLRFNGIKVQDVLTTKEKALIKNLLEKYLEEGGFPEVLMLKSRMMINSIYNDILFKDVVSRLKIRRVERFKDFASAVISLYSSEVSLNRLANIVKVDYKTADEWFSGIIESYLIYTVKRYSVKVSSLGENKKVYIVDPGIIQEVVVKKDKGRLIENTVAIHLLRKNQLKGVYYVKGEDYEVDFYDEQSGELIQVTLDGEIKDREIRGLVKASSSLGVQKLKIVTWDNEEEIEVEGKKIKIKPLWKFLLQIE